ATTTATTATTATTTCAAATCCGAGAACATTAAAATCCACTTCCAAAGACTTCAAACCGGTCACTGACCGTTGGTACATGTAAAAAACAGATCATCCTAATTCTAGTAAAAAGTCAACATTCTGATTATCTTCGAGATGCTTCAACCCTCGGATTATCATTTTTCATCGTTAACAACCGCTTATGCAACCAATTCTCTCTATTCAGGGGATTTCCAAAAATTATGGCTCGATTCAAGCCCTGAATAATGTATCCTTCGATGTTCCGCAAGGATGTGTTTTCGGAATTCTTGGTCCGAATGGTAGTGGTAAGACCACCCTACTCAGTATTATTCTGGATATTCTTCAGGCCAGATCCGGCACCTACACTTGGTTTGGGAAACCGGGTTCAGCAGAAACCAGAAGACAGATCGGTTCTCTTTTAGAAACACCGAATTTCTATCACTATCTCTCTGCAGTCGATAACTTAAATATCACACATGCCATTAGTGGGCGGGGTGATGCTGCGGATATCGATCGCGTTCTAGAAATCGTGAAACTTTCTGCCAGAAAGAAAAGCAAATTCAAAACGTATAGCCTGGGTATGAAGCAACGCCTGGCCATCGGTGCGGCCTTATTGGGCAATCCGGATGTTTTGGTTTTTGATGAGCCTACAAATGGATTAGACCCTGTAGGTATTGCTGAGATACGTGAATTGATCAAACAATTGGCGCGTGATGGTAAAACGATTATCATGGCCAGTCACTTATTGGATGAAGTAGAAAAAGTATGTACCCATGTGGCCATATTAAAGAAAGGAAATCTATTGACAGCAGGGCCTGTAGATGAAGTATTGACAAATGAAGATATTGTGGAAGTATCAGCACAGGATACCACAAGGTTAAAAGAGGTGCTGGCAAATATTAAAGGTCATACACACTTGAAAGAAGAAGGAAAATCGATTCAGTTATTTTTCCCGATTGGTACAGCCAATATGGAAGAGATCAATCGCTATTGCTTCGATCAGGGTATTACTTTAAACCAGTTGCTCTTGAAGAAGAAGAGTCTTGAAACAAAATTCTTCGAACTCACCAACGACTAATTCATCCTTAAAACAAGAAATCATGTTATCCCTTATAAAAATAGAATGGTTAAAGATCAAAAAGTATCCTGCCTTTTGGTGGATGCTGGTGATCGTTGCATTGACCTATCCAAGTATCAACTTAATGTTCCTGAATGTATACGAAGAGATCTCAAAAGGAAAAGAAATGGGCGCCATTGCCAAGATGCTCTTAGGCAATCCATATGCATTTCCGGAGACCTGGCATTCCGTTGCCTTCTTCTCTTCATTCTTCATTGTATTACCTGCGATTCTGGTGATCATGTTGATCACAAATGAGTACAACTACAGAACTCACAGACAAAATATCATCGATGGCTGGAGCAGACAGGATTTCATCACCAGTAAATTATGCGATGTACTGATCATCAGTACGATCATTACCATTGTTTACAGTATAGTTGCAGCAGGGTATGGATTTTATACCGATAGTAAATCATTTTACAGATGGGCTGAACAGTTGGAATACATTCCTTTGTTCTTCTTACAAACCTTTGCACAATTGACACTGGCTTTTTTATTGGGCTATCTCATCAAAAAAGCCTTCATCGCATTGGGTATTTATTTCTTTCAGTATTTGATCATAGAAAATATTGGCGTATCCTGGTTCAAGTATAAAGTAGGGAATGATCTGGGACGTTTTCTTCCCTTTGAAATTTCAGACAGAATCGTTCCCCCACCTGCATTTATCGGAAATTTCGGAAAAGATGCAAAAGCAGGTTACGAAAAAGCAGTAGCTGCCGTACCTGAGCATGTAATCCTAACGATTATTTTAACCGCAGCGATCTGGATCATTTGTTATAGAGTACATAAGAAAAGAGACTTATAAAAGTTTGATTGGATGATCTGTGATTTTTTGATTTGAGTAGGATTATTCAATCAAGAAATCACAGATCAAAAAATCAAAGATCCCTCAACGCCAATTGAATAGTTGGGTATTCAAACCTAAATCCTTGTTGTTCTATTTTACGGCTGCTCACTGTTGCACTCTTCAAGACTTCGATACTCATCTCTCCTAATATTATTTTTAAAAGAAAAGCTGGTACATAAAACGGAATATACCATAAGCCATTCTTTTGTTTGGCCAGTGTAAGCGTCAATTCTTTATTAGAGACAGGATTGGGGGCTACTGCATTAAAGGTTCCCTGCATGGATTCATTTTCGATCGCATATAAAAACATCCGACAAAGATCTGCGACATGAACCCAGCTGATCATTTGTTTACCACTACCCAAAATAGCCGCCATCCCACCTTTTAAAGGTTTTTTGAATTCTGCTAAGGCACCACCTTTGGCACTTAGTACAATCCCTATACGCAGTTTCACCAAACGCTTACCCAGATCTGTAACCGGACCAATACTTTCTTCCCAAGCTTTACATGTGCTTCCCAAATAATCAGGATAAGCAGGCATCTCTTCAGTAAAGGAAGTACGCAGTTTATTGTCTTCATCAGGTCCATACCAACCAATGGCAGAAGCGCTGATAACAGATTGTACTTTATTGGGAATTTCCCGTAGTGCCTTTACAATGAGTGCACTACTCTGGGTTCTGCTATCTAATATTTCCTGTTTGCGTTGAGCAGTCCAACGTTGATCAGCAACGCCGGCACCAGCCAGATGAATAATATGATCTGCTTGACGAATCACTGTTTCATCAATGGTTTGTTCCTTCAAATTCCATGAAGCGATACGAATGGATTTCCCATTGACCTGTTTCTCGCCGGCTGAACGACTTAACCAAATAACATCATATCCTTTTGACAATAGTAAACTTGTTAGCTCTTGTCCAACCATCCCTGTTCCACCTGTGATGAGTATTGTTGCCATAAATATTTGAATAAAAGCTTCTTTTCTTAAGATCTGTTTCCGCACAGATCAGTTGCCTGGTATTGAAGCAGATCCATCTGTAGCCACTAATACAAATATCCGGTTAATATTGTTGAAAAAAGAACCCCGACGCTTCCGTCGGGGTCAACAACTAAAATCACCAGGCTAAAACATCTATGATAAGCAATCGATCTTAATCGGGTTTCTTTCCATCAAGGAAAGTATTGATGGTAGAGATCTGTGTTTGATTGTTCTCATCTTTTCCTACGGTATACTTACTGTAGAAATCTTCCACAGAAGTAAGTGTGTTTCCAAAAAGCTCCATGTTTCTTCTTACATAAGCAGGAACATTATCAAACTCATTTGCATCACCGGGATTTGTATTGAAAGAAAGATTTCTCAATCGCTGAATACGTTCAGCCGCTCTTCTTTTCTGTTCTTCGGCATCATCCAGTACTGAATCATCGATGAAAGAAGAAGGAGATACTACAGCTTTAGGCGCAGGTGTTTCTTCTTTTTCGATCAGTTGCATGGAAGGCTCTTCCTCCTGTACAGGTGTTTCTTTGATCTCTACGATCGCAGGCTTCACTTCCTGAACAGGTTGTGGTGCAGTTACCTCCGGTTCAGCATATATATTCATTGGCTTACTGAACATGGTATTACTTACCGGTTGTTGTGGCTGCTCATTTACTTTGAACTGCAATAATTCATCTTGCAGGATAGATTTATTGACATGTACTTCTTCAGCAGGTGGCTCAGGAACAACCACTTCTGTGGTGATCTCAGGGCTTAACTCAAACTGTAAAGTAAAATTTTCCGTTGGTTCTTCGATCGCAGGCGCTGCTTCTTCAACAATTGTTGGAGCTGAAAAAAGATTCAGCACCGGTGTAGTTTCTGCTACTTCCTCCATTCTTGGAGCAAAGGGATCATTATCTTCCAAGGGAAGTGTTTGCTGCACAGGTTGAGGCGCTTCTGCTTTTACTTCTTGCTTTGGAGCTTCCAGATCCAGTGTCATGACGATCTTTTCTTGCTTGGGCTCTGCTTTTTTAGGTTCAGCAGGCTTAGCAAATGGATCTTTATGTTCGAATCCTGTTGCGATCAATGTAATACCGATCTTTTTATCCAGTGTATTATCATAACCCATACCCACGATCACATCAGTATCTTCACCTGCTTGCATACGCAGATAGTTATTGATGGTCTCCAGTTCATCCATCGTACACTCATGATCACCTTCAGCACTATTGATATTGATCAATATCCACTTAGCACCTCTGATATCATTATCATTCAATAAAGGAGAAGACAAAGCTTCTTCAATAGCCATTTGCGCGCGATTCTCCCCTTCTACCTCTGCTTTACCTAAGATGGCTACACCACCATTCTTCATAACGGTACAAACATCCGCAAAGTCAACGATGATATGTCCACGGCTGTTGATCACATCCGTGATACATTTTGCTGCAGTTGCCAATACATTATCTGCTTTTGCAAAAGCTTCTTTCATTTTCAGGTTACCATACTGGATGCGCAGTTTATCATTACTGATCACCAGCAAAGTATCAACATAAGGTTTCAGTTGACGAATACCTTCATCCGCTTGTATTTGTCTGCGTGGTCCTTCAAAACCAAATGGAGTAGTAACGATACCAACAGTAAGAATTCCCAGTTCTTTACAGATCTGAGCGATGATGGGCGCACCACCGGTTCCGGTTCCACCACCCATACCCACTGTGATGAATGCCATTTTGGTATTCACTTCAAGGATACGTCTGATCTCATCCAGAGACTCTTCTGTTGCTTTCTTTCCAACTTCAGGGTTGGCACCTGCACCCAATCCCTGTGTGAGATGTGGGCCTAATTGTATCTTATTGGGGATCTTACTTTGTTCGATTGCCTTGGCATCCGTATTACAAATAATAAAATCAACACCTTCGATATTCTGATCAAACATGAAGTTAACGGCGTTGCTCCCGCCACCTCCTACACCAAGTACCTTGATGATCGAGGATTTCTGTTTGGGAAGATCAAAGTGAATCATAGAGAACGTTTTTGTTGGGTTAGTAGATTATTCTGTGTTTTCAATGGGACGAATAAATAGGAAACGTTGATTATCCGTGTTTTATTTTATCATTTGATCTTCCTCTTCTTTAAAGAGATCGATCAAATTGTTCTTGAACTTATCCCAGAACTTTGTTTTTCTGGTATTGCCATCAATAGGTTGTGGAGTTACAGGCATTTCCGGTGCAGTTACCTCAGCCACTTCCACTTTCAAATTCTTTGGTACTTCTACCTTCTTGAATTGTTCATTGAACTCTTTGTATTTATGATCATAATCACTGTACCCTTTCAGAATTAATCCCAAACAGGTTGCATACATCGGTTTCTTCAACTCATCGATATGATTTGGTGCAAGGTGTTCATTAGGTAATCCAATTCTTGCATTCAATCCGGTTGTGTATTCCGTTAACTGAATCAAGTGCTTCAGCTGAGACCCACCACCGGTGAGGATGATACCGCCATTCAAAGCACGACTGTCAAGTCCGACGGTCTTGATATGATAGGTAACAAAATCCAGTATCTCACTCATTCTCGCCTGAATGATCGCGGCCAGGTTCTTAACACTGATCTCCTTCGCAGGCATTCCTTTCAATCCGGGTATGGTAATGAAAGCATTTGCTTTTGCCTCATCAGCCAAGGCACTTCCGAATTGTACTTTCATCGCTTCTGCCTGGCTCTTCAATACGCCAAGACCCATACGGATATCATTTGTGATATTCTCACCACCAAATGGGATCACTGCGGTATGTTTTAAAATACCTTCATAAAAAACAGCAAGGTCACTTGTACCACCACCAATATCAAGGATGGCTACGCCTGCTTCCATATCAATATCACTCATTACTGCACTGGCAGAAGCCAATGGTTGCAGCACCAGATCTTTGGTACTCAAACCACTTCTGTCTACAGCACGATGAATATTTCTGATCGCATTGCGGTCACCGGTGATGATGTGGAAATTAGCGCCCACTTTCACTCCGTTGTAACCTACCGGGTCTTTGATATTTTGAATATTATCTACATGAAAATCCTGAGGTATCACATCAATGATCTGATCACCTGCCGGAATGAATGTCTTGCGTTGATTATTCAACAACTGATCGATCTCCCAGCGTTGAATTTCAGTCTCATGCTCCTGACGTACCAT
Above is a genomic segment from Sediminibacterium sp. KACHI17 containing:
- a CDS encoding ATP-binding cassette domain-containing protein produces the protein MQPILSIQGISKNYGSIQALNNVSFDVPQGCVFGILGPNGSGKTTLLSIILDILQARSGTYTWFGKPGSAETRRQIGSLLETPNFYHYLSAVDNLNITHAISGRGDAADIDRVLEIVKLSARKKSKFKTYSLGMKQRLAIGAALLGNPDVLVFDEPTNGLDPVGIAEIRELIKQLARDGKTIIMASHLLDEVEKVCTHVAILKKGNLLTAGPVDEVLTNEDIVEVSAQDTTRLKEVLANIKGHTHLKEEGKSIQLFFPIGTANMEEINRYCFDQGITLNQLLLKKKSLETKFFELTND
- a CDS encoding ABC transporter permease → MLSLIKIEWLKIKKYPAFWWMLVIVALTYPSINLMFLNVYEEISKGKEMGAIAKMLLGNPYAFPETWHSVAFFSSFFIVLPAILVIMLITNEYNYRTHRQNIIDGWSRQDFITSKLCDVLIISTIITIVYSIVAAGYGFYTDSKSFYRWAEQLEYIPLFFLQTFAQLTLAFLLGYLIKKAFIALGIYFFQYLIIENIGVSWFKYKVGNDLGRFLPFEISDRIVPPPAFIGNFGKDAKAGYEKAVAAVPEHVILTIILTAAIWIICYRVHKKRDL
- a CDS encoding TIGR01777 family oxidoreductase: MATILITGGTGMVGQELTSLLLSKGYDVIWLSRSAGEKQVNGKSIRIASWNLKEQTIDETVIRQADHIIHLAGAGVADQRWTAQRKQEILDSRTQSSALIVKALREIPNKVQSVISASAIGWYGPDEDNKLRTSFTEEMPAYPDYLGSTCKAWEESIGPVTDLGKRLVKLRIGIVLSAKGGALAEFKKPLKGGMAAILGSGKQMISWVHVADLCRMFLYAIENESMQGTFNAVAPNPVSNKELTLTLAKQKNGLWYIPFYVPAFLLKIILGEMSIEVLKSATVSSRKIEQQGFRFEYPTIQLALRDL
- the ftsZ gene encoding cell division protein FtsZ produces the protein MIHFDLPKQKSSIIKVLGVGGGGSNAVNFMFDQNIEGVDFIICNTDAKAIEQSKIPNKIQLGPHLTQGLGAGANPEVGKKATEESLDEIRRILEVNTKMAFITVGMGGGTGTGGAPIIAQICKELGILTVGIVTTPFGFEGPRRQIQADEGIRQLKPYVDTLLVISNDKLRIQYGNLKMKEAFAKADNVLATAAKCITDVINSRGHIIVDFADVCTVMKNGGVAILGKAEVEGENRAQMAIEEALSSPLLNDNDIRGAKWILININSAEGDHECTMDELETINNYLRMQAGEDTDVIVGMGYDNTLDKKIGITLIATGFEHKDPFAKPAEPKKAEPKQEKIVMTLDLEAPKQEVKAEAPQPVQQTLPLEDNDPFAPRMEEVAETTPVLNLFSAPTIVEEAAPAIEEPTENFTLQFELSPEITTEVVVPEPPAEEVHVNKSILQDELLQFKVNEQPQQPVSNTMFSKPMNIYAEPEVTAPQPVQEVKPAIVEIKETPVQEEEPSMQLIEKEETPAPKAVVSPSSFIDDSVLDDAEEQKRRAAERIQRLRNLSFNTNPGDANEFDNVPAYVRRNMELFGNTLTSVEDFYSKYTVGKDENNQTQISTINTFLDGKKPD
- the ftsA gene encoding cell division protein FtsA; amino-acid sequence: MNHNESPIIVGLDIGTTKIAAIAGRKNEYGKLEILGFGRANSSGVQHGQVLNIDQTIKAIQQALQNCYESNPDLEINEVYVGIAGHHIKSLQTRGDMVRQEHETEIQRWEIDQLLNNQRKTFIPAGDQIIDVIPQDFHVDNIQNIKDPVGYNGVKVGANFHIITGDRNAIRNIHRAVDRSGLSTKDLVLQPLASASAVMSDIDMEAGVAILDIGGGTSDLAVFYEGILKHTAVIPFGGENITNDIRMGLGVLKSQAEAMKVQFGSALADEAKANAFITIPGLKGMPAKEISVKNLAAIIQARMSEILDFVTYHIKTVGLDSRALNGGIILTGGGSQLKHLIQLTEYTTGLNARIGLPNEHLAPNHIDELKKPMYATCLGLILKGYSDYDHKYKEFNEQFKKVEVPKNLKVEVAEVTAPEMPVTPQPIDGNTRKTKFWDKFKNNLIDLFKEEEDQMIK